Proteins from one Mycolicibacter virginiensis genomic window:
- a CDS encoding TauD/TfdA dioxygenase family protein, translated as MTATTFATRDLTERIGTEVLADKEALLSGVHAGAIRELLERRGVLVFPKIGLTDTEQVAFTETLGTLAPERDGEAVYDVTLDTTVNKQADYLKGSFYWHLDGTMNEVPILASLLSSKVLPAGGGGDTEFCNTYAAYDDLAEDDKGRIASLRAMHSAWNTLLYYDPEPEFAALRQMMAIGECELPVVWTHRSGRKSLILGCTASHIVGMDHRDSAATLVRLRDWATRPQFVYRHQWSVGDLVMWDNTGTMHRALPYAPDSGRMLQRTKLAGEEPFA; from the coding sequence ATGACCGCCACCACATTCGCGACGCGAGATCTCACTGAGCGCATCGGAACCGAAGTGCTGGCCGACAAGGAAGCGTTGCTGTCAGGCGTGCACGCCGGGGCTATCCGTGAACTGCTCGAGCGGCGTGGCGTTCTGGTGTTCCCGAAGATCGGGTTGACCGATACCGAGCAGGTCGCGTTCACTGAGACCCTCGGCACTTTGGCGCCCGAACGCGACGGCGAGGCGGTCTATGACGTCACGCTCGACACCACGGTGAACAAGCAGGCCGACTATCTCAAGGGGTCGTTCTACTGGCATCTCGACGGCACCATGAACGAGGTGCCGATCTTGGCGTCGCTGTTGTCCAGCAAGGTGTTGCCGGCTGGCGGTGGCGGGGACACGGAGTTCTGCAACACCTACGCGGCCTACGACGATCTCGCCGAGGACGACAAGGGTCGGATCGCTTCGTTGCGCGCGATGCATTCGGCGTGGAACACGCTGCTGTACTACGACCCAGAGCCCGAGTTCGCGGCGCTACGTCAGATGATGGCGATCGGGGAGTGTGAGCTACCGGTGGTCTGGACGCACCGCTCCGGGCGCAAGTCGTTGATCTTGGGCTGCACCGCCAGCCACATCGTCGGGATGGACCACCGGGACAGCGCCGCAACGCTGGTCCGGCTGCGCGATTGGGCGACCCGGCCGCAGTTCGTCTACCGGCACCAGTGGTCGGTTGGGGATCTGGTGATGTGGGACAACACCGGAACCATGCACCGAGCGTTGCCGTATGCCCCCGACTCGGGCCGGATGCTGCAGCGGACCAAGCTCGCCGGTGAGGAACCGTTCGCTTGA
- a CDS encoding SDR family NAD(P)-dependent oxidoreductase — translation MSAPPPLRFDGRVAVVTGGGRGLGRAYALLLAQRGATVVVNDTGAGLTGDGPHEDPAERVAAEIRDAGGAAVACTASVATPEGGETIIGAALERYERVDILIHNAGNVRRAPLREMSAEDFDAVLDVHLRGAFHVVRAAFGAMCDAGYGRIVLTSSIGGIYGNADVANYAAAKAGVIGLSNVAALEGAAHGVRCNVVVPAAVTRMAEGIDTSAYPPMEPELVAPLVGWLAHESCSVTGEVLIALAGRVARAALVESPGVYQPSWTIEDIDARIEQIRDVTEPVSFPVVPDGHAAHIRYSFGMAQTDGTQ, via the coding sequence TTGAGCGCACCACCTCCGTTGCGCTTCGATGGCCGTGTCGCCGTCGTGACCGGCGGCGGGCGGGGGCTGGGCCGCGCCTACGCACTGTTGCTGGCGCAACGCGGAGCCACCGTCGTCGTCAATGACACCGGTGCCGGCCTGACCGGCGACGGCCCGCACGAAGACCCGGCCGAGCGGGTCGCCGCCGAGATCCGCGATGCGGGCGGCGCCGCGGTGGCCTGCACCGCGTCGGTCGCCACACCCGAGGGCGGCGAGACCATCATCGGCGCCGCGCTGGAGCGCTACGAGCGGGTCGACATCCTGATCCACAATGCCGGAAACGTCCGTCGGGCCCCGTTACGTGAGATGAGTGCGGAAGACTTCGACGCGGTGCTGGACGTGCACCTGCGTGGCGCCTTCCATGTGGTGCGGGCGGCCTTCGGCGCCATGTGTGACGCAGGATACGGTCGCATAGTGCTGACCTCGTCGATCGGCGGAATCTACGGCAACGCCGATGTGGCCAACTATGCGGCCGCGAAGGCGGGCGTGATCGGGCTGAGCAACGTCGCGGCGCTGGAGGGCGCGGCGCACGGAGTCCGCTGCAACGTGGTGGTCCCGGCGGCGGTGACCCGGATGGCCGAGGGGATCGACACCTCGGCGTACCCGCCGATGGAACCCGAACTGGTCGCGCCGCTGGTGGGTTGGTTGGCACACGAATCCTGCTCGGTCACCGGCGAAGTGCTGATCGCCCTGGCCGGGCGGGTAGCCCGCGCCGCGCTGGTTGAAAGCCCCGGCGTTTATCAACCGTCCTGGACCATCGAGGACATCGACGCCCGGATCGAACAGATCCGCGACGTCACCGAACCGGTGAGCTTCCCGGTGGTGCCCGACGGGCACGCCGCGCACATCCGATACAGCTTCGGGATGGCGCAGACAGACGGAACCCAGTAG
- a CDS encoding SDR family NAD(P)-dependent oxidoreductase: MADHCTPPSLLSDFNPLDLRGRIVVVSGAGGGGIGTTITAMAAQAGATVIAVSRSQENLDEHIAPLAERGLSVISVAADASTDEGVATVLEVAQRADGQLYGLVNVAGGAEPATWMPSTRVSRADWRKIFTHNLETAFFMSRAVAAALVAQQRAGSIVSISSISGMNTAPFHIAYGTAKAAIVAMTRTMAVELAAAGIRVNAVAPGVTNTAASATYTDTDPDRDLQAIAMGRRGRPEEQAGPILFLLSDLASYITGQTLLVDGGLNLKWSHLDADNTSLFLKDDTFRAAIRRM; the protein is encoded by the coding sequence ATGGCGGATCACTGCACTCCTCCCAGCCTGTTGAGCGATTTCAATCCCCTGGACCTTCGCGGCCGGATCGTGGTGGTGTCGGGCGCCGGCGGCGGCGGGATCGGCACGACGATCACCGCGATGGCCGCGCAGGCGGGGGCCACCGTGATCGCGGTGAGTCGCTCGCAGGAGAACCTCGACGAGCACATCGCGCCGCTGGCGGAGCGGGGTCTGTCGGTGATATCCGTGGCGGCCGACGCGTCCACTGACGAGGGCGTCGCCACGGTGCTCGAAGTGGCGCAACGTGCCGATGGACAGCTCTACGGGCTCGTCAACGTCGCCGGTGGTGCCGAACCGGCGACCTGGATGCCGTCCACCAGGGTGTCGCGCGCCGATTGGCGAAAGATCTTCACGCACAACCTGGAGACCGCGTTCTTCATGAGTCGCGCGGTCGCCGCCGCACTGGTGGCCCAGCAGCGGGCGGGCTCGATCGTGTCGATCTCCTCGATCAGCGGGATGAACACCGCGCCGTTCCATATCGCCTACGGCACAGCAAAGGCCGCGATCGTCGCGATGACCCGCACCATGGCCGTCGAGTTGGCAGCGGCCGGGATTCGGGTCAACGCGGTGGCTCCGGGCGTCACCAACACCGCGGCCTCGGCCACCTACACCGACACCGACCCCGATCGCGACCTGCAGGCGATCGCCATGGGGCGACGCGGACGGCCCGAGGAACAGGCCGGGCCGATCCTGTTTCTGCTCTCCGATCTGGCCAGCTACATCACCGGGCAGACCTTGCTGGTCGACGGCGGGCTGAACCTGAAATGGAGTCACCTCGACGCCGACAACACCTCGCTGTTTCTCAAGGACGACACCTTCCGCGCGGCGATAAGGAGGATGTGA
- a CDS encoding aldehyde dehydrogenase family protein encodes MREYTQFYIDGRWVDPVEAKTLDVDNPATEKVCGKIALGSAADVDLAVAAARRAFDSWSQSSRAERLDLLQAILAEYQRRSGDLADAVNEEMGAPPSLAAGVQINLGAGHLVTAIDALKNFSFSEQRGDTLVEREPIGVCGLITPWNWPLNQIAVKVYPALSTGCTMVLKPSEVAPFSAYIFTEIMDAAGVPAGVYNMVNGDGPGVGSALSRHPDVDMVSFTGSTRAGVAVAENAAPTVKRVTQELGGKSANIVLDDDAFVDSVTAGVSTMMVNSGQSCNAPSRMLVPNSRMDEAIAIAHAVAEQVKVGDPADPKAIGPVASAAQFAKVQGLIEQGIAEGATVAAGGAGRPDGIDTGYFVRPTVFARVTNQMTIAREEIFGPVLCILGYDDLDEAVEIANDTEYGLAGYVSGADLDAARGIARRIRAGWVAINHAFDLNAPFGGYKRSGNGREWSDAGFHEYLETKSTLGYGVGATG; translated from the coding sequence ATGCGCGAATACACCCAGTTCTACATCGACGGCCGGTGGGTGGACCCGGTTGAGGCGAAGACGCTCGACGTCGACAATCCGGCCACCGAAAAGGTATGCGGGAAGATCGCACTGGGCTCGGCGGCAGACGTCGACCTCGCGGTGGCCGCGGCCCGGCGGGCCTTTGACAGCTGGTCGCAGAGCAGCCGCGCGGAACGGCTGGATCTACTGCAGGCGATCCTCGCCGAGTACCAACGGCGCAGCGGCGACCTGGCCGACGCGGTGAACGAAGAGATGGGTGCGCCGCCCAGCCTGGCTGCCGGAGTGCAGATCAATCTCGGGGCCGGTCATCTCGTCACGGCGATCGACGCACTGAAGAACTTCTCGTTCAGTGAGCAGCGCGGCGACACCCTGGTGGAGCGCGAGCCGATCGGGGTATGCGGTCTCATCACGCCGTGGAACTGGCCGCTGAACCAGATTGCGGTGAAGGTCTACCCGGCGTTGTCCACCGGCTGCACCATGGTGCTCAAGCCATCTGAGGTCGCGCCGTTCTCGGCCTACATCTTCACCGAGATCATGGACGCCGCGGGCGTCCCGGCCGGCGTGTACAACATGGTCAACGGTGACGGACCCGGAGTCGGCTCGGCGCTGTCGCGGCACCCGGACGTCGACATGGTGTCGTTCACCGGCTCCACCCGCGCCGGCGTCGCGGTGGCCGAGAACGCCGCCCCGACCGTGAAACGGGTGACCCAGGAGTTGGGCGGCAAGAGTGCCAACATCGTGCTCGACGACGACGCGTTCGTCGACAGCGTCACCGCCGGGGTGTCGACCATGATGGTCAACTCCGGGCAGAGTTGTAACGCGCCGTCGCGGATGTTGGTGCCGAACTCGCGCATGGACGAGGCCATCGCGATCGCCCATGCGGTCGCCGAACAGGTAAAGGTCGGCGACCCCGCCGATCCGAAAGCGATCGGTCCGGTGGCGTCAGCGGCGCAGTTCGCCAAGGTGCAGGGCCTGATCGAGCAGGGCATTGCCGAGGGCGCCACGGTCGCCGCCGGCGGCGCCGGCCGGCCCGACGGGATCGACACCGGTTACTTCGTCCGGCCGACGGTCTTCGCACGGGTAACGAACCAGATGACGATCGCGCGCGAAGAGATCTTCGGCCCGGTGTTGTGCATCCTCGGCTATGACGATCTGGACGAGGCTGTCGAGATCGCCAACGACACCGAGTACGGTTTGGCCGGCTACGTCTCGGGCGCTGACCTCGACGCCGCGCGGGGTATCGCTCGCCGGATTCGAGCCGGCTGGGTTGCCATCAACCACGCCTTCGACTTGAACGCGCCGTTCGGCGGCTACAAGCGCAGCGGCAACGGCCGCGAGTGGAGCGACGCCGGATTCCACGAATACCTGGAGACCAAGAGCACTTTGGGCTACGGGGTCGGTGCCACCGGCTGA
- a CDS encoding aromatic ring-hydroxylating oxygenase subunit alpha, with the protein MTNPVEGSDEELASPVTIGVEAYTCPNYARAERDKLWHKVWQQVGRVEDLPEVGSYLTYDILDDSIIVVRSGPDSFHAHHNVCMHRGRRLVDTPAGAKNACARTRKSFVCGFHGWTYGLDGACTHIREQDDWQGTLTPANTHLGPVRVDTWGGWLWINMDPDCESLADYLFPAAKILDPFGLENMRYKWRKWLEFDCNWKVAMEAFNETYHVYTTHPEFNKFGEFKGWARVQGRHSNLGYDAPEDLEATKSKIRLGTGADPRVSTAEMQVYTMEETNATTTATLVNAAKRLVDELPEGTPADKVLEHWLASARRDDAARGVVWPTIPTDVLGQAGTAWQIFPNFQIGQGLTSALCYSARPHPSYNPDKCIFEVSVFELFPKGEEPQTEWEYTPVGDPGWRSVLPQDFSNMAAVQQGMKSLGYPGAKPNPYRERAIVNLHHQLSKYMGAGAPQEIPTGNDR; encoded by the coding sequence ATGACCAACCCGGTCGAGGGTTCAGACGAAGAACTGGCCAGCCCAGTCACGATCGGTGTTGAGGCCTACACCTGCCCGAACTACGCCCGCGCCGAGCGAGACAAGTTGTGGCACAAGGTATGGCAGCAGGTCGGGCGGGTCGAAGATCTGCCGGAGGTGGGCAGTTACCTCACCTACGACATCCTCGACGACTCGATCATCGTCGTCCGCAGCGGACCAGACTCTTTTCATGCGCACCACAACGTCTGTATGCACCGCGGCCGGCGGCTGGTCGACACCCCCGCCGGGGCGAAGAACGCCTGCGCGCGCACCCGCAAATCGTTCGTCTGCGGTTTCCATGGCTGGACTTACGGACTCGACGGAGCCTGCACCCACATTCGCGAACAGGACGACTGGCAAGGCACTCTGACGCCCGCGAACACCCACCTGGGTCCGGTGCGCGTCGACACCTGGGGTGGCTGGCTTTGGATCAACATGGACCCCGACTGTGAATCGCTGGCGGACTACCTGTTTCCGGCCGCGAAGATCCTCGACCCGTTCGGGCTGGAGAACATGCGCTACAAGTGGCGCAAATGGCTTGAGTTCGACTGCAATTGGAAGGTCGCCATGGAGGCCTTCAACGAGACCTACCACGTCTACACAACCCATCCGGAGTTCAACAAGTTCGGTGAGTTCAAGGGCTGGGCGCGGGTGCAGGGCAGGCACAGCAACCTCGGCTACGACGCCCCCGAGGACCTAGAGGCGACCAAGTCGAAGATCCGGCTGGGGACCGGAGCCGATCCGCGGGTGTCGACCGCGGAGATGCAGGTCTACACCATGGAGGAGACCAACGCCACCACCACCGCAACGCTGGTCAACGCCGCCAAGCGACTGGTAGACGAGCTGCCCGAGGGCACTCCGGCCGACAAGGTCCTCGAGCACTGGCTCGCTTCGGCGCGCCGCGACGACGCAGCTCGCGGGGTCGTCTGGCCGACGATTCCCACCGATGTGCTCGGGCAGGCCGGCACCGCCTGGCAGATCTTCCCGAACTTCCAGATCGGCCAGGGACTGACCAGTGCGCTGTGCTACAGCGCTCGGCCGCACCCCAGCTACAACCCCGACAAGTGCATCTTCGAGGTCTCGGTGTTCGAACTCTTTCCCAAAGGTGAAGAACCGCAGACTGAATGGGAATACACCCCGGTGGGCGATCCGGGCTGGCGCTCGGTTCTCCCGCAGGACTTCTCCAACATGGCCGCGGTGCAGCAGGGAATGAAATCCCTCGGCTATCCCGGCGCCAAACCCAACCCCTACCGGGAACGCGCCATCGTCAACCTGCACCACCAGTTGTCGAAGTACATGGGCGCCGGTGCGCCTCAAGAAATCCCGACAGGAAACGATCGATGA
- a CDS encoding ferredoxin--NADP reductase, with product MAVTHVFQRATVTRIVKETADAYTFVLSPHETPFPYRAGQYSTFQVRVDGEELYRSYSMSSAPESDTELMTTVKRVPGGKVSNWLLDNIAEGDELVMTRAAGIFCLQESTAPLLAFSGGSGITPILSLAKSALATTDRAVRLLCADRDASAAIFTGALDELAARYPGRLSVLRHCDADDGLLDAAAVTAFVGADTDADCYVCGPAGFMDVVRAAWPGPGRLFIEDFDVAAAPAPSASSEAAPAPSTDAEVTGTVTIHLGRQKESVPRVARETLLESARRAGLAPPFSCEAGNCGTCIAHITEGSATMINNTVLDDDEVADGYILTCQGLPEGGSITVHYE from the coding sequence ATGGCGGTCACTCATGTTTTCCAGCGAGCGACCGTGACGCGCATCGTCAAGGAGACGGCCGATGCCTACACGTTCGTGCTGTCGCCGCACGAGACGCCGTTTCCCTACCGGGCCGGTCAGTACTCGACGTTCCAGGTGCGGGTGGACGGCGAAGAGCTGTACCGCTCCTACTCGATGTCGAGCGCACCCGAGTCCGACACCGAGCTGATGACCACGGTCAAACGTGTTCCCGGCGGCAAGGTGTCGAACTGGCTGCTGGACAACATCGCCGAAGGCGACGAGCTGGTCATGACCCGTGCGGCGGGGATCTTCTGCCTGCAGGAGTCGACGGCTCCGCTGCTCGCGTTCTCCGGTGGCAGCGGAATCACGCCCATCCTGTCGCTCGCCAAGAGCGCACTGGCGACCACCGACCGCGCCGTACGACTGCTCTGCGCCGATCGCGACGCCTCCGCGGCGATTTTCACGGGCGCATTGGACGAACTTGCCGCCCGCTACCCCGGCCGACTGTCCGTTCTGCGCCATTGCGATGCCGACGACGGCCTACTCGACGCCGCGGCGGTCACCGCATTTGTCGGCGCCGACACCGACGCGGACTGCTACGTGTGCGGACCGGCCGGATTCATGGATGTGGTGCGCGCGGCGTGGCCCGGTCCGGGTCGGCTGTTCATCGAGGACTTCGATGTGGCGGCTGCACCGGCGCCCTCGGCGTCTTCGGAGGCGGCCCCAGCGCCCAGCACCGACGCCGAGGTGACCGGGACGGTGACGATCCACCTCGGGCGCCAGAAGGAATCGGTGCCGCGGGTTGCCCGCGAGACCCTGCTGGAAAGCGCCCGGCGGGCCGGACTGGCTCCCCCGTTCTCCTGCGAAGCGGGCAACTGCGGCACCTGCATCGCGCACATCACCGAGGGCAGCGCGACCATGATCAACAACACCGTGCTCGACGACGACGAGGTCGCCGACGGTTACATCCTGACCTGCCAGGGCCTGCCCGAGGGCGGCTCGATCACCGTGCACTACGAATAG
- a CDS encoding class I adenylate-forming enzyme family protein — translation MSSGSSTAVLAFEDRQWRLPEIDALAGGLAAVLAAEGVRAGDRVALMSSNRPEFVIAVRAIWRLGAIVALISPAWKRDEVAHALTLVQPRCALGDHPVLAELMPMRHLDDVMAEIPAGTWDGAPPPAGSDALLVFSSGTTGLPKAVRHTHASLAAAVRHWRDALALTAVDRIQVATPPSHILGLLNILTALQVGAWVRLHRRFDIDTMLTSIGSDKITVEMAVAPIALAIAAHPNLESFDLSSLRFIMWGATPVTAAVADTVTRRTGVPFVPAYGTSELPVIACNPLGAARLDDAVPDTVGRPVPGVQLQVVDVETGEQLSAGVPGEIVVRSESLMAGYLPASATAEVVRDGWFHTGDVGYLDAGGWLRITDRCKEMIKVRGFQVAPAEIEAVLHEHPAVADCGVFGVPDERDGEAIVAAVALRAPVSDDELCALVSDRLASYKRLRRVVVVPEIPRLPSGKLLRRLLKERLWMSG, via the coding sequence ATGTCGTCAGGATCGTCTACAGCAGTGCTTGCGTTCGAGGATCGGCAGTGGCGGCTGCCCGAGATCGACGCGCTGGCCGGCGGCTTGGCGGCCGTCCTGGCGGCCGAGGGTGTGCGTGCCGGAGACCGGGTGGCGCTGATGTCGTCGAATCGGCCGGAGTTCGTCATCGCGGTGCGTGCCATCTGGCGCCTGGGGGCGATCGTCGCGCTGATCAGCCCCGCCTGGAAGCGCGACGAGGTGGCGCACGCCCTCACGCTGGTGCAACCCCGGTGTGCACTCGGTGATCACCCGGTGCTGGCCGAGCTGATGCCGATGCGACACCTCGATGACGTGATGGCTGAGATTCCGGCCGGCACCTGGGACGGTGCGCCGCCGCCGGCCGGCTCCGATGCACTGCTGGTGTTCAGCTCCGGCACCACCGGCCTGCCCAAAGCTGTCCGGCACACCCACGCCTCGCTGGCCGCGGCGGTACGGCACTGGCGGGATGCGTTGGCGCTCACCGCCGTCGACCGGATCCAAGTGGCGACGCCGCCGTCGCACATCCTGGGGCTGCTCAACATCCTGACCGCACTGCAGGTCGGGGCCTGGGTGCGGCTGCACCGCCGGTTCGACATCGACACGATGCTCACATCGATCGGCTCGGACAAGATCACCGTGGAAATGGCGGTGGCACCGATCGCCCTGGCCATCGCCGCGCATCCGAACTTGGAATCGTTCGACCTGTCCTCGCTGCGTTTCATCATGTGGGGTGCCACCCCGGTGACCGCGGCCGTCGCCGACACCGTCACCCGGCGCACCGGCGTGCCATTCGTGCCGGCCTATGGCACCAGCGAGCTACCGGTGATCGCATGCAACCCCCTCGGTGCGGCGCGGCTCGACGACGCGGTTCCGGACACCGTGGGACGGCCGGTGCCCGGCGTGCAGCTGCAGGTAGTCGATGTCGAAACCGGTGAGCAGCTCTCGGCCGGTGTCCCCGGCGAGATCGTGGTCCGGTCCGAATCCCTGATGGCCGGTTATCTTCCCGCGTCGGCGACCGCAGAAGTCGTGCGCGACGGCTGGTTTCACACCGGCGATGTGGGATACCTCGACGCCGGTGGCTGGTTGCGGATCACCGATCGCTGCAAGGAGATGATCAAGGTCCGCGGCTTTCAGGTCGCCCCTGCCGAGATCGAGGCGGTGTTGCACGAGCACCCGGCGGTCGCTGACTGCGGCGTGTTCGGGGTGCCCGACGAACGTGACGGTGAGGCCATCGTTGCGGCGGTCGCCCTGCGTGCCCCGGTCAGCGACGACGAACTGTGCGCCCTGGTCAGCGACCGCCTCGCGTCCTACAAGCGGCTGCGCCGGGTGGTGGTCGTGCCCGAGATCCCCCGGTTGCCTTCCGGAAAGCTGTTGCGCCGACTACTGAAGGAGCGCCTATGGATGTCCGGCTGA
- a CDS encoding flavin-containing monooxygenase, whose protein sequence is MTDCPPTQTPDDFDIEALRSKYAAERAKRVRSDGSQQYLELKDDFVEFAEVDPHTAVTPREPIDADIEVVVLGGGISGLLAGAYLKKAGVADVRVIEMGGDFGGVWYWNRFPGIQCDNDAYCYVPLLEELDFIPSKKFADGAEIFQHCQNIGKHFGLYDGAIFSTQVRTARWDEEIKRWRLTTNRGDDLRARFVVMAQGSYNRPKLPGIAGIKDFMNAGGHVFHSARWDYDYTGGDANGGLDKLADKSVALVGTGATGVQLVPHLGRDAKQLYVFQRTPSSVDFRRNEPTDPQWAASLQPGWQAERKRNFHRWSPFEGVVFDAPDMVCDFWTELGRNLTARIGASPDPMALGVEEIMAMREEEDYKIMERLRRRIDGIVDDPQTAEALKPYYRFMCKRPTSSDTYLPAFNRPNVTLVDVAESKGIEKLTEKGVVAGGVEYEVDCVIFASGFEISTEISRRYAIDVIEGRDGISLFDHWRDGYQTLHGMTSRGFPNQFHTGFIQGGVSANTTAMFEQQAEHIAYIIAEALNRKATVVEPSQEGQDAWVNTIRELAFDNSAFDLSCTPGYYNNEGRGFGDASRSFLGEVYSPGFYAFDDLLRQWRDAGDLNGLDLR, encoded by the coding sequence ATGACGGACTGCCCGCCGACCCAGACCCCGGACGACTTCGACATCGAAGCGCTCCGGAGCAAGTACGCCGCCGAGCGTGCCAAACGCGTTCGCTCCGACGGCTCGCAGCAGTACCTCGAACTCAAGGATGACTTCGTGGAGTTCGCCGAGGTCGATCCGCACACCGCGGTGACTCCGCGTGAACCCATCGATGCCGATATCGAGGTCGTGGTCCTCGGCGGTGGGATCTCCGGACTGCTTGCCGGCGCCTACCTGAAAAAGGCCGGCGTGGCCGACGTGCGGGTTATCGAGATGGGCGGCGACTTCGGCGGTGTCTGGTATTGGAACCGGTTCCCCGGAATCCAATGCGACAACGACGCATACTGCTATGTCCCGCTGCTCGAAGAGCTCGACTTCATCCCGTCCAAGAAGTTCGCCGACGGTGCCGAGATCTTCCAGCACTGCCAGAACATCGGCAAGCACTTCGGCCTCTACGACGGGGCGATCTTCTCGACCCAGGTGCGCACCGCCCGCTGGGACGAGGAGATCAAGCGCTGGCGGCTGACGACGAACCGGGGCGACGACCTGCGGGCGCGTTTCGTGGTGATGGCACAGGGCTCCTACAACCGGCCCAAGTTGCCCGGCATTGCGGGCATCAAGGACTTCATGAACGCGGGCGGCCACGTCTTCCACTCGGCCCGCTGGGATTACGACTACACCGGCGGCGACGCGAACGGTGGCCTGGACAAGCTGGCGGACAAATCCGTAGCTCTGGTGGGCACCGGCGCCACTGGTGTGCAGCTGGTCCCGCACCTGGGTCGGGATGCCAAGCAGCTCTATGTTTTCCAGCGCACGCCATCCTCGGTCGACTTCCGCCGAAATGAGCCCACCGACCCGCAGTGGGCCGCATCGTTGCAACCGGGTTGGCAGGCCGAACGCAAGCGAAACTTTCACCGCTGGTCGCCGTTCGAAGGCGTGGTGTTCGACGCCCCCGATATGGTGTGCGACTTCTGGACCGAGTTGGGTCGCAACCTGACCGCTCGCATCGGTGCCAGTCCCGACCCGATGGCTCTCGGTGTCGAGGAGATCATGGCGATGCGGGAGGAGGAGGACTACAAGATCATGGAGCGGCTGCGTCGCCGCATCGACGGTATCGTCGACGATCCGCAGACCGCTGAGGCGCTCAAGCCGTACTACCGGTTCATGTGCAAGCGCCCGACCTCCAGCGACACCTACCTGCCTGCGTTCAATCGTCCCAATGTCACCCTGGTCGACGTAGCCGAATCCAAGGGAATCGAAAAGCTCACGGAGAAAGGCGTTGTCGCGGGCGGCGTCGAGTACGAGGTCGACTGCGTCATCTTCGCCAGTGGTTTCGAGATATCCACCGAGATCAGCCGTCGGTACGCGATCGACGTCATCGAGGGCCGCGACGGGATATCACTGTTTGACCACTGGCGCGACGGGTATCAAACCTTGCACGGGATGACCAGCCGCGGGTTCCCCAATCAGTTCCACACCGGCTTCATCCAGGGCGGCGTGTCGGCGAACACCACCGCGATGTTCGAGCAGCAGGCCGAGCACATCGCCTACATCATCGCCGAGGCCCTCAATCGCAAGGCGACGGTCGTCGAGCCCAGTCAGGAGGGCCAGGACGCCTGGGTCAACACCATCCGCGAGCTGGCATTCGACAACTCGGCATTCGACTTATCCTGCACCCCAGGCTATTACAACAACGAGGGTCGCGGCTTCGGCGACGCCAGCCGATCGTTCCTGGGCGAGGTGTACTCGCCGGGCTTCTACGCCTTCGACGATCTGTTGAGGCAGTGGCGCGACGCCGGCGATCTGAACGGATTGGATCTGCGATGA